From the genome of Leptotrichia sp. oral taxon 847:
TAACGCTTGGAAAATCACTGGAAGGTAGAATTGATGTGGAATAAATAAAAAAAACTGTATTTGAATTTATTTATTATTCATTTACAGTTTTTTATTTTCAAATTATTTAATTATTTCAAGTTTTTTATGTATTTTTTCACAAAATCTTGAATTTCACTTTTATCAATCACATCTGAAAATCTAATTTTAGAATTTCTAACTTCGGTCAATTTTTCAGGAAATTTTACTCCAGTAATTTCTGATACTTCATCCAAAATTGCATAAGGTTCTTTTGTATCGTCAATTCCTAACGCTTTTGCAATTGGAGCTGGGAACTTGAATGGATGAGCAGTTGACATTATTACTGTGTGAATGTCCTTGTCCAAATATTTTTCATCCAATTTTTTGTAAACTGAATAGGCAACAGCTGTGTGTGGATCCATTAAATAATGGTAATTTTCATAAATTTCTTTAATCGCACTTACAGTTTCTTCATCGTTTGCAAATTCTCCGTAAAATTCAGTTTGAATATTTTTTAGTTCTTCGTCATTTACTGACAATTCCCCGCCTAAAAGCAAGTTTTTAATTAATTCGCTTACTCTCTTGCTATCTTCATTTAACGCATAATATAAATATCTTTCAAAGTTTGATGAAAGAAGAATGTCCATTGACGGAGAATTTGTCGCATAAAAGTCTCTATTTTTGTTGTATATTCCAGTTTGGAAAAAGTCAGCTAAAACTTTGTTCTTGTTTGAAGCTGAAATAAATTTTTTGATTGGTACTCCAAGTTTTTTGGCGATAAATCCAGCTAAAATATTTCCAAAGTTTCCAGTTGGAACTACTACATTAAATTCTTCCCCAGCTTTAATTGTTCCAGCATTTACCAAATTTACATAAGTCGTAACATAATATATAATTTGTGGAAATAATCTTCCGATGTTAATTGAATTTGCACTTGAAAACATAACATCGTGTCTATTTGCATATTTTTTAAATTCATCGCTTGAAAAAATC
Proteins encoded in this window:
- the thrC gene encoding threonine synthase, whose product is MNYKSTRETDPNNVKSSTFATLHGLCEDGGLYIPEKLPDVKLTYDELKDLSYQEISEKIIKLFFTEFSDKEIKTAINNAYNSTTFNDKNIVPVHKLNDKVSFGELFHGRTLAFKDLALSLFPYLLLLSKEKQKEDKKILILAATSGDTGKAALEGFKNVDGINIVVFYPKNGVSPMQEEQMRKQLGNNVEIVAINGNFDDAQSAIKVIFSSDEFKKYANRHDVMFSSANSINIGRLFPQIIYYVTTYVNLVNAGTIKAGEEFNVVVPTGNFGNILAGFIAKKLGVPIKKFISASNKNKVLADFFQTGIYNKNRDFYATNSPSMDILLSSNFERYLYYALNEDSKRVSELIKNLLLGGELSVNDEELKNIQTEFYGEFANDEETVSAIKEIYENYHYLMDPHTAVAYSVYKKLDEKYLDKDIHTVIMSTAHPFKFPAPIAKALGIDDTKEPYAILDEVSEITGVKFPEKLTEVRNSKIRFSDVIDKSEIQDFVKKYIKNLK